Proteins found in one Prochlorothrix hollandica PCC 9006 = CALU 1027 genomic segment:
- a CDS encoding class I SAM-dependent methyltransferase, whose protein sequence is METPQIPALGRQDSSQDANQAADTTPGPVETTLQTTLQTTLQATLQALQDHLQQQPQQRLTFADYMDWALYDPAQGYYSQRVALGQGGDFFTSAHLGPDFGQLLAVQFQEMWQVLGQPQPFTLVEMGAGEGLLAADILAYLEHHDRPCFEALHYGIVERSPRLRHQQRQTLAPWVASDPPALEQPGAHPAQTVQWYTWDQLTANPIVGCCFSNELVDAFPVHQVVATGGQLREVYVTWDHQQHRPVEVLGDLSTPALAAYFADLGLNLTQPPYGDGYRTEVNLAAQDWLTTVAQGLQRGYVLTLDYGYGSDRYYQPSRAQGTLQAYRRHRHHNEPYQAPGHQDLTAHVNFTALEQWGDRQGLRPLGFVPQALFLMALGLGDRLAALSNPATAPPSLPDLLQRRDALHQLLDMSSSGLGNFGVLLQGKGLSPAEQGQTLRGWQEPV, encoded by the coding sequence ATGGAAACCCCCCAGATCCCCGCCCTGGGTCGCCAGGATTCTAGCCAGGATGCTAACCAAGCCGCCGACACCACCCCCGGCCCGGTGGAGACGACCCTTCAGACGACCCTTCAGACGACCCTTCAGGCGACCCTTCAGGCGCTACAAGACCATCTCCAACAGCAACCCCAGCAGCGCCTGACCTTTGCCGACTACATGGACTGGGCACTGTATGACCCGGCCCAGGGTTACTACAGCCAACGGGTCGCCCTGGGCCAAGGCGGGGACTTCTTTACGTCTGCCCATTTAGGGCCGGACTTTGGGCAATTACTGGCGGTCCAATTCCAAGAGATGTGGCAGGTATTGGGGCAACCCCAGCCCTTTACCCTGGTGGAAATGGGGGCGGGGGAAGGTCTCTTAGCCGCCGATATCTTGGCCTACCTGGAACACCACGATCGCCCCTGTTTCGAGGCGCTGCACTATGGCATTGTGGAGCGATCGCCCCGCCTGCGGCACCAGCAACGGCAGACTCTTGCCCCCTGGGTTGCGTCCGATCCCCCTGCCCTGGAGCAGCCTGGGGCACATCCCGCCCAGACAGTGCAGTGGTACACCTGGGATCAACTGACCGCGAATCCGATCGTCGGCTGCTGCTTTTCCAATGAACTGGTGGATGCCTTTCCCGTGCATCAAGTGGTGGCCACGGGGGGGCAACTGCGGGAAGTCTATGTGACCTGGGATCACCAGCAGCACCGACCCGTTGAAGTGTTGGGGGATCTGTCCACCCCGGCCCTGGCCGCTTACTTTGCAGACTTGGGGTTAAACCTAACCCAACCTCCCTATGGGGACGGCTATCGCACTGAGGTTAACCTAGCTGCCCAGGATTGGTTAACCACGGTGGCCCAGGGTCTCCAGCGAGGCTATGTGCTAACCCTGGATTATGGCTATGGGTCCGATCGCTACTACCAGCCCAGCCGCGCCCAGGGCACCCTCCAGGCTTACCGCCGCCACCGCCACCACAATGAACCCTACCAAGCACCGGGTCACCAGGATTTGACAGCCCATGTTAACTTTACGGCCTTGGAACAGTGGGGCGATCGCCAAGGCTTACGTCCCTTGGGGTTTGTCCCCCAAGCCTTATTTCTGATGGCCCTGGGCTTGGGCGATCGCCTTGCGGCCCTGTCTAACCCCGCCACGGCTCCCCCCTCCCTGCCGGACTTATTGCAACGGCGCGATGCCCTCCATCAACTGCTGGACATGAGTTCCAGTGGCCTGGGTAACTTTGGAGTCCTGCTCCAGGGCAAAGGTCTCAGTCCCGCTGAACAAGGGCAGACTCTCCGGGGTTGGCAGGAACCGGTCTAA
- a CDS encoding DNA/RNA non-specific endonuclease — MPKLWLNILLLLSLLLSSCSPSSLRNPCNKHLPQGLPKGTKASNQLLVRDIYCLSNNGTTKFADWVAYRLDASILTGSASQKRDWQADPDLDPAVTLEPEDYRGAHEALGTDRGHLAPLASFRGANWIQVNYLSNITPQRSQLNQGVWQELEQQVRDWARQGTVYVITGTAYLKPEPPLPQADEPHVVPSGFWKVVTHNGQVSAYFFDQDSSAQDPKEGEIPLENLERLVKLDFAENGYK; from the coding sequence ATGCCTAAACTCTGGTTGAATATTCTCCTGCTGCTCAGCCTGCTCCTGTCCAGTTGCAGCCCCTCATCCCTGCGCAATCCCTGCAACAAGCATTTACCCCAGGGTTTACCTAAGGGCACCAAGGCCAGTAACCAGCTACTGGTGCGGGATATTTATTGTCTGTCCAACAATGGCACCACAAAATTTGCCGATTGGGTGGCCTATCGCCTTGATGCCAGCATTCTCACCGGCAGTGCTAGCCAAAAACGGGACTGGCAAGCAGACCCCGATCTGGATCCGGCAGTGACCCTGGAGCCAGAGGACTACCGGGGTGCCCACGAAGCCTTAGGCACCGATCGCGGCCACCTCGCCCCCCTGGCCAGTTTCCGAGGAGCCAACTGGATCCAGGTCAATTACCTCAGCAACATTACGCCCCAACGCTCCCAACTCAACCAGGGGGTTTGGCAGGAATTGGAACAACAGGTGCGGGACTGGGCCAGACAGGGGACGGTGTATGTGATTACGGGCACGGCCTATCTCAAGCCTGAACCCCCGTTGCCCCAGGCCGATGAACCCCATGTGGTACCCTCCGGGTTTTGGAAAGTGGTGACCCATAACGGGCAGGTAAGCGCCTATTTCTTTGATCAAGACAGTTCTGCCCAGGATCCCAAAGAGGGCGAAATACCCTTAGAAAACTTGGAGCGGTTGGTAAAGCTGGATTTTGCCGAAAATGGTTACAAATAG
- the ebsA gene encoding type IV pilus biogenesis protein EbsA — MDFSKLAPAEKRDVFIYKPYYSNQDQNKQNVLPFALTLYRQESLEGERSIEGGKNIPFLATWFASNLPADLTRCRLQFDNNAELGYEVTLPNHEFIGYLSDLLVTYKRNKQTDFPISFYRKLLQYEI, encoded by the coding sequence ATGGACTTCAGCAAGCTTGCCCCCGCCGAGAAGCGGGATGTTTTTATCTATAAGCCCTACTACTCCAACCAAGACCAAAACAAACAGAACGTTCTTCCCTTTGCCCTCACCCTCTATCGGCAAGAGTCCTTGGAAGGAGAGCGCAGCATTGAAGGGGGGAAAAATATTCCCTTTTTGGCCACTTGGTTTGCCTCCAATCTGCCTGCGGACTTGACCCGGTGTCGGCTTCAGTTTGATAACAATGCGGAATTGGGCTATGAGGTGACGCTGCCCAACCACGAGTTTATCGGTTACCTCAGCGATTTATTGGTGACCTACAAACGCAACAAGCAAACGGATTTTCCCATTAGCTTTTACCGTAAGCTGTTGCAGTATGAAATTTAA
- the purH gene encoding bifunctional phosphoribosylaminoimidazolecarboxamide formyltransferase/IMP cyclohydrolase, whose amino-acid sequence MARLALLSVSDKTGIVELARSLVDTFGFRLISSGGTAKTLMAAGLPVTKVSDYTGSPEILGGRVKTLHPRIHGGILARPDLEGDRADLAANAMEAIDLVVVNLYPFEQTVAQAGVTLDQAIENIDIGGPTMIRAAAKNHAYLTVLCNPHQYGSYLQALGDHDGTIPLSLRQSFALAAFRHTAAYDRAIVTYLTETLPGDSEDSATPHSALPSTWDLQGQRVQSLRYGENPHQEAAWYQTGAVPTGWAAAQQIQGKELSYNNLVDLEAARRIIAEFVAPDHPPAVAILKHNNPCGVALGDSQLQAYQAALAADPVSAFGGIVAFNQPLDTPTAAAMTDLFLECIVVPGCGAEAAELLQKKSKVRVLILPDLTTGPVAMPKPIAGGFLLQNADTQMELPDQWQIVTQAQPTAAQLEELLFAWKVVKHVKSNAIVVSRDRATAGVGAGQMNRVGSVKIALEQAGEKAQGAVLSSDAFFPFDDSVRTAAAAGIAAIIQPGGSMRDKDSIAAADELGLVMVLTGVRHFLH is encoded by the coding sequence ATGGCACGGTTGGCGCTGCTGAGTGTATCGGATAAAACAGGCATTGTGGAATTGGCCCGCAGCCTGGTGGACACCTTTGGCTTTCGCCTCATCAGTAGCGGCGGCACCGCTAAGACCCTGATGGCCGCAGGGCTACCCGTCACCAAGGTTTCCGACTACACCGGTTCCCCGGAAATCCTGGGGGGGCGCGTCAAAACCCTACACCCCCGCATCCATGGGGGCATTTTGGCACGGCCTGATCTGGAGGGCGATCGCGCTGATCTCGCCGCCAACGCCATGGAAGCCATTGACCTGGTGGTGGTGAATCTCTACCCCTTTGAGCAAACCGTGGCCCAAGCCGGGGTGACCCTAGACCAAGCCATCGAAAACATCGACATTGGCGGTCCCACCATGATCCGGGCAGCGGCCAAAAACCATGCTTACCTCACGGTGCTGTGCAACCCCCACCAATACGGGTCTTACCTGCAAGCCCTGGGGGATCATGATGGCACCATTCCCCTCAGCCTACGCCAGTCTTTTGCCTTGGCGGCTTTTCGCCACACTGCCGCCTACGATCGCGCCATCGTCACCTACCTCACCGAGACCTTACCTGGGGATTCCGAAGACTCGGCCACCCCTCATTCAGCCCTGCCCAGCACCTGGGATCTCCAGGGGCAACGGGTGCAGTCCCTGCGCTATGGTGAAAACCCCCACCAAGAGGCCGCCTGGTACCAAACGGGAGCGGTACCCACGGGTTGGGCCGCAGCCCAGCAGATCCAAGGCAAGGAACTGAGCTATAACAATTTGGTGGATTTAGAGGCAGCACGGCGGATTATTGCAGAATTTGTCGCCCCCGATCACCCCCCCGCCGTGGCCATCCTCAAGCATAACAATCCCTGTGGTGTGGCCCTGGGGGATAGCCAACTCCAGGCGTACCAAGCAGCCCTGGCGGCGGATCCTGTTTCCGCCTTTGGGGGCATTGTGGCGTTCAACCAGCCTCTGGATACCCCCACCGCAGCAGCGATGACGGATCTCTTTTTAGAATGCATTGTGGTCCCTGGCTGTGGGGCTGAGGCGGCGGAGTTGCTCCAGAAGAAGTCCAAGGTGCGGGTACTGATTTTGCCCGACTTAACCACAGGGCCGGTAGCGATGCCTAAACCCATTGCTGGGGGCTTTTTGTTGCAAAATGCCGATACCCAAATGGAATTGCCGGATCAGTGGCAAATTGTGACCCAAGCCCAGCCCACGGCGGCCCAACTGGAGGAGCTATTGTTTGCCTGGAAAGTGGTGAAGCATGTGAAGTCCAATGCCATTGTGGTCAGCCGCGATCGCGCCACCGCTGGGGTGGGGGCGGGCCAAATGAACCGGGTCGGTTCCGTCAAAATTGCCCTGGAACAGGCGGGGGAGAAGGCCCAGGGTGCTGTGCTGTCCAGTGATGCCTTTTTCCCCTTTGATGACTCTGTGCGCACCGCTGCCGCCGCAGGCATTGCCGCCATTATTCAACCGGGGGGCAGTATGCGGGACAAGGATTCGATCGCTGCCGCCGATGAGTTGGGGTTGGTCATGGTGTTGACCGGCGTGCGGCACTTTTTGCATTAG
- the ntrB gene encoding nitrate ABC transporter permease — MANRSAQDLQNPFINETTKSIALFLASLGTFLLFWEIGSNMELFAKGMPNASTTLKELWWWITHPFFDNGPNDKGIGWNLLISLRRVGIGYTAASLIAVPLGVMIGISKVAYRAFNPYVQLLKPVSPLAWLPLGLYIFRDSEQTGIFIILISSIWPTLINTAFGVANVNPEYLDVARSLGTPRLRTIFKVIIPAALPNIVSGLRISMGIAWLVIVAAEMLLGTGLGYFIWNEWNNLYIPNILVAIFIIGIVGLLLDSIFGALENLVSFGRKA, encoded by the coding sequence ATGGCTAACCGTTCAGCCCAAGATTTACAAAATCCCTTTATCAACGAAACCACTAAATCCATTGCCTTATTTCTCGCTTCCCTAGGAACCTTTCTCCTGTTTTGGGAAATTGGGTCCAATATGGAGCTGTTTGCCAAGGGGATGCCCAACGCGAGTACCACCCTCAAGGAGTTGTGGTGGTGGATAACCCATCCCTTCTTTGACAATGGTCCCAATGATAAGGGCATCGGTTGGAACCTTCTCATTAGTTTACGGCGGGTGGGCATTGGCTATACGGCTGCGTCTTTAATTGCTGTGCCCCTGGGGGTGATGATTGGTATTTCTAAGGTGGCTTACCGGGCCTTTAACCCCTATGTGCAACTGTTGAAACCGGTTTCTCCCCTGGCCTGGTTACCTTTGGGTCTTTATATTTTCCGAGATTCAGAACAAACAGGAATTTTTATTATCCTGATTTCCAGTATTTGGCCCACGTTAATTAATACGGCCTTTGGGGTTGCCAATGTTAATCCAGAATATCTAGATGTGGCCCGTTCCCTCGGAACTCCTCGGTTGCGTACCATTTTCAAGGTGATTATTCCCGCTGCTTTACCCAATATTGTGTCGGGTCTACGCATCAGCATGGGGATTGCTTGGTTGGTGATTGTGGCGGCAGAAATGCTGTTGGGAACTGGTTTGGGCTACTTTATTTGGAATGAATGGAATAACCTTTACATTCCCAATATTCTAGTGGCCATCTTCATCATTGGCATTGTGGGATTGCTCCTGGATAGTATCTTTGGTGCATTGGAAAACTTAGTGTCATTTGGGCGTAAAGCATGA
- a CDS encoding YkvA family protein: MGSDRNVSPPTASPDSVPPPASQTPWQQIQQWRDRWEPGRRSSSSLSPSSQPEIPRPKLLGNADLEQRVQMVTDRLRDFDQRQIQSRLKQVMPLFRRFVEAAKVEDLPKIARNLPAMDRGPIHDLWPKVQDLAKMVRDPDAAWKSRALAIGALIYLITPLDAIPDVIPGLGLVDDAALLVSVIATLAVELGQYTQKAAIKGLEMAEEMADIEVRKHNRIVRTTLLGSIGAAVLAIVVKLILNALD; the protein is encoded by the coding sequence ATGGGATCCGATCGTAATGTCTCCCCTCCCACTGCGTCTCCGGACTCGGTGCCACCCCCTGCTTCTCAGACCCCATGGCAACAGATCCAGCAATGGCGCGATCGTTGGGAACCCGGACGGCGATCGTCCTCTTCCCTCTCCCCTAGCTCCCAACCTGAAATTCCCCGTCCTAAGTTGCTGGGCAATGCTGACCTGGAGCAACGGGTGCAGATGGTGACCGATCGCCTGCGGGACTTTGACCAGCGCCAAATCCAGAGCCGCCTCAAGCAGGTGATGCCCCTCTTTCGTCGCTTTGTGGAAGCGGCCAAGGTGGAGGATTTACCTAAAATTGCCCGCAATCTGCCAGCTATGGATCGGGGTCCCATTCATGATCTCTGGCCCAAGGTGCAGGATCTAGCCAAAATGGTGCGGGATCCCGATGCTGCCTGGAAATCCCGCGCCCTGGCCATTGGTGCCTTAATTTATCTGATCACCCCCTTGGATGCCATCCCGGATGTGATTCCGGGCTTGGGCCTGGTGGATGATGCAGCCCTGTTGGTGTCAGTGATTGCCACCCTAGCGGTGGAGTTGGGCCAATATACTCAGAAAGCGGCGATCAAGGGTCTGGAAATGGCGGAGGAAATGGCGGACATTGAGGTGCGCAAGCATAACCGCATTGTGCGCACCACCCTCTTGGGTAGCATTGGGGCGGCAGTGTTGGCGATCGTCGTCAAGTTGATTTTGAACGCCCTGGATTAA
- a CDS encoding succinate dehydrogenase/fumarate reductase iron-sulfur subunit codes for MEVILQVLRQQPQQAPRMQRYTLEVQPGTTILECLNRVKWEQDGSLAYRKNCRNTICGSCAMGINGRSALACKENVGSEIQRLEAGGVLQTEDDRPIFTVTPMGNMPVIKDLVVDMKGFWQDLKAVDPYVSTASRQIPEREFLQTPDQRAKLNQMGNCILCGACYAECNAKEVNPAFPGPHALAKAYRTWVDSRDDRTEERLEQYNQGTAGVWGCTRCYACNAVCPMDVDPYDQIGKLKQQILHRKGDQDSRSIRHRKAMVDLVKEGGWVDERKFGVRVVSNTFRDLPGLFSLGPLGLRMLVRGKFPFTFEASEGTAEVRSLIEAVQALPHEDK; via the coding sequence ATGGAAGTGATCCTCCAAGTCCTGCGCCAACAGCCCCAGCAAGCCCCTCGGATGCAGCGCTATACCCTAGAGGTGCAACCGGGTACCACGATTTTGGAATGTCTGAACCGGGTTAAGTGGGAGCAGGACGGGAGTCTGGCCTATCGCAAGAATTGCCGCAATACCATCTGTGGCAGTTGCGCCATGGGTATCAATGGCCGATCGGCCCTGGCTTGCAAAGAAAATGTGGGCAGCGAAATCCAGCGCCTGGAAGCGGGGGGCGTGTTGCAAACCGAGGACGATCGCCCCATTTTCACTGTCACTCCCATGGGCAATATGCCGGTGATTAAGGATTTAGTGGTGGATATGAAGGGGTTTTGGCAGGATCTGAAGGCGGTGGATCCCTATGTCAGCACTGCATCCCGACAGATTCCAGAACGGGAGTTTTTGCAAACCCCAGACCAACGGGCTAAGCTCAATCAAATGGGCAATTGCATCCTCTGCGGCGCTTGCTATGCGGAATGTAATGCCAAGGAAGTGAACCCGGCCTTTCCCGGTCCCCATGCGTTGGCGAAGGCTTATCGCACTTGGGTAGACTCCCGGGACGATCGCACGGAAGAACGCCTGGAGCAGTACAACCAAGGCACAGCGGGGGTGTGGGGCTGTACCCGCTGCTATGCCTGTAATGCGGTCTGCCCCATGGATGTGGATCCCTATGATCAAATCGGCAAGTTAAAGCAACAGATTTTGCACCGCAAAGGGGATCAGGACAGCCGATCGATCCGCCACCGCAAGGCCATGGTGGATTTGGTCAAAGAAGGGGGCTGGGTGGATGAGCGCAAGTTTGGGGTGCGGGTGGTGAGCAATACTTTCCGGGATTTGCCAGGGTTATTCAGCCTCGGCCCGTTGGGCTTGCGGATGTTGGTGCGGGGTAAGTTTCCCTTTACCTTTGAAGCGTCTGAGGGCACGGCGGAGGTGCGATCGCTGATTGAGGCGGTGCAAGCCCTACCCCACGAGGATAAATAG
- a CDS encoding cation transporter: MTLSLTIPDMACSACADTITQAVKALDAAATIAANTDTKVVTIETQTPEAAVKAAIVAAGYNPA, translated from the coding sequence ATGACCCTATCCCTCACCATTCCTGACATGGCCTGCTCGGCTTGCGCTGACACCATCACCCAAGCGGTCAAGGCTCTGGATGCTGCCGCCACGATCGCCGCCAATACGGACACCAAGGTTGTCACCATCGAGACCCAAACCCCAGAAGCAGCGGTTAAAGCGGCGATCGTGGCCGCTGGTTATAACCCCGCCTAG
- a CDS encoding Tic20 family protein, which yields MQVLPMQVLPIQVLPIQGVPRSMAFSGSASPSDRAFSALAYLLPLSVGILSFSAYAFRDFPFLQILAIPALPVLVVSRNLPFGDFLIFLGLLFFVIRNPKVSYFIRFNVMQSILLDIALVLGNLILGYLLQPAMRSMGSAGALTLETFSNMFFLATIAAVAYGVFRSVQGNLADEIPAVSEAARIQTRY from the coding sequence ATGCAAGTTCTGCCTATGCAAGTTCTGCCTATTCAAGTTCTGCCTATTCAAGGAGTTCCACGATCCATGGCTTTTTCTGGTTCCGCCTCCCCCAGCGATCGGGCTTTTTCGGCCCTCGCCTATCTCCTGCCCCTGTCCGTGGGGATTCTCTCCTTCAGTGCCTATGCCTTTCGGGATTTCCCCTTCCTGCAAATCTTAGCCATCCCCGCCTTGCCGGTACTGGTGGTGTCCCGGAATCTTCCCTTTGGGGATTTCCTGATTTTCCTGGGACTACTCTTTTTTGTGATTCGTAACCCCAAGGTTAGCTATTTCATCCGCTTTAATGTGATGCAGTCGATTTTACTCGACATTGCGTTGGTTTTAGGCAATTTAATCCTGGGCTATCTCCTCCAACCGGCCATGAGATCCATGGGTTCCGCCGGAGCGTTAACCTTGGAAACCTTCTCCAATATGTTCTTCCTGGCCACGATCGCGGCGGTGGCCTATGGGGTGTTCCGATCGGTGCAGGGCAATTTAGCCGACGAAATCCCCGCCGTCTCTGAAGCCGCCCGCATCCAAACCCGCTATTAA
- a CDS encoding PPC domain-containing DNA-binding protein, which yields MKVFALRLKPNDDLKQSLSRFAAEKNLLAGCIVTTVGSLHQAALRFANRPVAQVFSRKFEIISLSGTLSVHGIHVHISVADGTGQLWGGHLEKGCLIYTTAEIVVAELPHYVFDREIDRHTGYSELIVRATGSEVVRSGRKLNCQDFPERSD from the coding sequence ATGAAGGTTTTTGCGTTGCGATTGAAGCCCAATGATGACCTCAAACAGAGTTTGAGCCGGTTTGCAGCGGAAAAAAACCTGCTGGCAGGCTGCATCGTGACCACGGTGGGCAGTTTGCACCAAGCGGCCCTTCGTTTTGCGAACCGACCGGTAGCCCAAGTGTTCAGCCGCAAGTTTGAAATTATCTCCCTCAGCGGCACCTTATCCGTCCATGGGATCCATGTGCATATTTCTGTGGCTGATGGCACCGGGCAACTGTGGGGGGGGCATTTGGAAAAGGGCTGTTTGATTTACACCACGGCGGAAATTGTGGTGGCGGAATTGCCCCATTATGTCTTCGATCGCGAGATCGATCGCCACACCGGTTACTCAGAACTGATCGTGCGGGCCACAGGGTCTGAGGTGGTGCGCAGTGGCCGCAAACTCAACTGTCAGGACTTCCCAGAACGCAGTGATTAG
- a CDS encoding ABC transporter substrate-binding protein translates to MQTMPQDPLDMVNDLSKMGLFKADAFKVADSITGQELRQALFLKMAAKGDPKRERLVVELAKQAGGLDNAFAAAFGPQSGQFFADSIRASQFTRREFLRNLAIGAAMVTLANCAKAPDESTPTPGESVAPVEGLEKTDLQIGFIPITCATPIIMSEPLGFYKKYGFNAKVVKMPSWGAVRDSAIAGELDAYHMLAPMPIAMTLGLGSGAFGVKLASIENINGQAITIAERHKGKINGPADFKGFVLGVPFPYSMHNLLLRYYLATGGLDPDKDVQIRPVPPPDSIAQLVAGDIDAYLMPDPFNQRAVYEGAGFIHKITKDIWPGHPCCAFAASDAWIGENPNTFRALNKAIIEAAGYAQDPANRPEIAKAISDRAFLNQPVEVVEAVLTGKFDDGNGNTLDIPDRIGFDPYPWQSFANWISSQLIRWDLQDDGKVAEVITPDTYNTVGENVFLTDLARELAIEVGQTPPEEIYRIEKLAYDEFDPADPSTYVQAQIDKYGV, encoded by the coding sequence ATGCAAACCATGCCCCAGGATCCCCTGGATATGGTCAATGACTTATCGAAAATGGGTCTCTTTAAGGCCGATGCGTTTAAGGTAGCCGACAGCATTACGGGTCAAGAATTGCGTCAGGCTCTGTTTCTGAAAATGGCCGCGAAGGGTGACCCCAAACGGGAACGTTTAGTGGTGGAACTGGCTAAACAGGCGGGGGGTTTGGATAATGCATTCGCAGCGGCCTTTGGACCCCAGTCTGGTCAGTTTTTTGCCGACTCTATTCGTGCCAGTCAGTTCACCCGTCGAGAGTTTCTGCGGAACCTGGCGATCGGAGCCGCCATGGTCACCCTAGCTAACTGTGCCAAAGCCCCCGATGAATCAACGCCGACACCGGGCGAATCCGTTGCCCCGGTGGAAGGGCTGGAAAAAACCGATCTGCAAATTGGCTTTATTCCTATCACCTGTGCCACTCCCATCATTATGTCAGAACCCCTAGGGTTCTACAAAAAGTATGGTTTCAATGCCAAAGTGGTGAAAATGCCCAGTTGGGGCGCTGTCCGGGATTCAGCGATCGCTGGGGAACTGGATGCCTACCACATGCTCGCCCCCATGCCCATTGCCATGACCCTGGGGCTGGGATCCGGTGCCTTTGGGGTGAAACTGGCCAGCATTGAAAATATCAACGGTCAAGCCATTACCATTGCCGAGCGCCACAAGGGCAAGATTAATGGACCAGCGGACTTCAAGGGATTTGTCTTGGGGGTTCCCTTCCCTTACTCCATGCACAATCTGTTGCTGCGCTACTACCTGGCTACCGGCGGTCTTGATCCCGACAAAGATGTACAAATCCGCCCCGTTCCCCCCCCCGATAGCATTGCCCAGTTGGTGGCCGGTGACATTGATGCTTACCTGATGCCCGATCCCTTTAACCAGCGGGCGGTTTATGAGGGGGCAGGCTTTATTCACAAAATCACCAAAGATATCTGGCCCGGTCACCCCTGCTGTGCCTTTGCCGCCAGTGATGCTTGGATTGGTGAGAATCCCAACACTTTCCGTGCCCTCAACAAGGCCATTATTGAAGCGGCGGGGTATGCCCAGGATCCAGCGAACCGTCCTGAAATTGCCAAAGCGATCTCCGATCGAGCCTTCCTCAATCAACCCGTGGAAGTGGTGGAAGCAGTGCTGACGGGTAAGTTTGACGATGGCAATGGCAATACCCTGGATATCCCCGATCGTATTGGTTTTGACCCCTATCCTTGGCAAAGTTTTGCCAACTGGATCTCCTCCCAATTGATTCGTTGGGACTTGCAGGATGATGGCAAGGTGGCGGAAGTCATTACCCCTGACACCTACAACACCGTGGGCGAAAATGTGTTTTTAACCGACCTGGCTCGGGAACTGGCCATTGAAGTGGGACAAACGCCACCGGAGGAAATCTACCGCATCGAGAAACTGGCCTACGACGAGTTTGATCCCGCTGATCCCAGCACCTATGTTCAGGCTCAAATTGATAAGTACGGCGTTTAG
- a CDS encoding fumarylacetoacetate hydrolase family protein yields the protein MTKRYARVQTPDGRVHYGFLHLSRELQVLDAPPWLGGQATEQVLPPETYQLLAPCAPGKVVAVGKNYAKHAAEMGGSVPQEPLIFLKPPTTVIADGETILYPPQSQRVDYEGELALVIGDRVCCCTPEDARRKIWGYTIANDVTARDLQQLDKTWVRGKGFDSFCPLGPWIVREISPGATLQTFLNGSAEPIQCSTIDQMVFSPETLVSYISHIMTLLPGDVVLTGTPSGVGPMQVGDTVQVEVEGIGRLINPVGQRSIAAEN from the coding sequence ATGACTAAACGATATGCCCGAGTTCAGACCCCTGATGGACGGGTTCACTATGGTTTTTTGCACCTCAGCCGTGAGTTGCAGGTTCTGGATGCTCCCCCGTGGCTGGGGGGACAGGCGACGGAGCAGGTGTTGCCCCCGGAAACCTATCAACTGCTGGCTCCCTGTGCCCCTGGCAAGGTGGTGGCCGTGGGCAAAAACTACGCGAAACATGCAGCAGAGATGGGGGGCAGTGTGCCCCAGGAACCCCTGATTTTCCTGAAACCCCCCACTACGGTGATTGCCGATGGGGAAACCATCTTATATCCGCCCCAGTCCCAGCGCGTGGACTATGAGGGGGAGTTGGCCCTGGTTATTGGCGATCGGGTCTGTTGTTGTACCCCAGAAGACGCGAGACGCAAAATTTGGGGCTATACCATCGCCAATGATGTGACGGCGCGGGATTTACAGCAATTAGATAAAACTTGGGTGCGGGGCAAGGGGTTTGATAGCTTTTGTCCCCTGGGTCCCTGGATTGTGCGGGAAATCAGCCCTGGAGCCACGTTGCAAACCTTTCTCAATGGCAGTGCGGAACCGATCCAATGCTCCACCATTGATCAGATGGTCTTTTCCCCGGAAACCCTTGTGTCCTACATTAGCCACATTATGACCCTCCTGCCGGGGGATGTGGTGTTGACGGGAACCCCGTCGGGGGTGGGTCCGATGCAGGTGGGGGATACGGTGCAGGTGGAGGTGGAGGGCATTGGTCGGCTGATCAATCCGGTGGGCCAGCGATCGATCGCGGCGGAAAACTAA
- the rpsF gene encoding 30S ribosomal protein S6: MKDFVYETMYILRPDINDDQVNQAIVKYQKILKDNDIEMLETQHRGKRRLAYPINNHREGIYVQMNYRGPGAAIALMERAMRISEDVIRYLTVKQDVLAPAEVAE, translated from the coding sequence ATGAAGGATTTTGTTTACGAGACCATGTACATTCTGCGGCCCGACATCAATGATGATCAGGTCAACCAGGCGATCGTTAAGTATCAAAAGATACTCAAGGACAATGATATCGAAATGCTGGAGACCCAACACCGGGGCAAGCGTCGCCTTGCTTATCCTATCAACAACCACCGGGAAGGGATCTATGTGCAGATGAATTATCGGGGTCCGGGGGCGGCGATCGCCCTGATGGAGCGGGCCATGCGCATTAGTGAAGATGTGATTCGCTATTTGACCGTGAAACAGGATGTACTAGCCCCCGCAGAAGTGGCCGAGTAG